The genomic DNA GGTATAGATATCGGAACAACTAGCACCAAAGCCGTTTTATTCGAGCAAAATGGCCGGATTATCACTTCCAGCAACGAGGGGTATCCCCTCTATACCCCATCCGCTTCCGTCGCAGAGCAGGATCCCGAGGAGATTTTTGCGGCTGTCATTCAATCCGTCAAGCAAATTATGGCGCACAGCCAAATCTCCCCCAATCAGATCATGTTCGTCTCGTTCAGTTCGGCCATGCACAGCGTTATTCCGGTAGATCAGGCCGGTAAACCGCTTATGCGCTGCTTGACCTGGGCTGACAACCGCAGCCAGCCTTGGTCCGATAAGCTGAAGAACGAGCTAGGCGGTCACGACATTTATATGCGTACCGGAACGCCAATTCATCCGATGTCGCCGCTGACAAAGCTGATGTGGCTTCGTCATGATATGCCGGAAATTTTTCAAGCGGCCGATAAATTTATTTCTATTAAAGAATATGTATTTAAGAAGCTGTTCAATCAATATATTGTGGACTATTCCATCGCCTCGGCAACAGGACTGCTGAATTTGCACAAGCTGGACTGGGATACCGAAGCACTTGCCCTGGCCGGAATTACGGCCGACCGCCTCTCTGAGCTCGTGCCGACCACGCATGTGGTCCAGGGACTGTCGGAAGCCTATGCACGGGAGATGGGTCTTTCCGCTTCTACCCCATTCATTGTCGGCGCAAGCGACGGAGTATTGTCCAATCTCGGTGTCGATGCCATTGATCCTGGGGTCGTAGCAGTTACGATCGGCACAAGCGGAGCCATCCGCACCGTCGTCGATCGGCCTGTGTTCGACCCCAAAGGACGGATCTTCTGCTATGCGCTGACAGACAAACATTGGGTCATCGGCGGCCCGGTCAACAATGGCGGCGTCATTTTCCGCTGGGTACGCGACCAGTTTGCCGCCTCGGAAATCGAAACGGCCAACCGGCTGGGGATCAGCCCATACGATGTATTGACGAAAATTGCCGAACGGGTAAGTCCAGGGTCAAACGGGCTGCTCTTTCACCCCTTTCTGTCCGGGGAACGGGCTCCGCTGTGGAATCCGAACGCCCGCGGCTCTTTCTTTGGCCTAACGCTCAATCATCAGAAGGAGCATATGATCCGGGCCGTACTAGAGGGTGTTATTTACAACTTATATACAGTTCTTCTCGCTATGGAAGAACAAATCGGCCAGCCGCAGAAAATTCAGGCCACTGGCGGGTTCGCACGTTCTCCGCTATGGCGTCAAATGATGGCCGATATTTTTGACCAGAAGGTTGTCATCCCGGAAAGCATCGAAAGCTCCTGCCTGGGCGCGGCAATTCTCGGTTTATATGCTCTGGGCAAAATCGATTCTTTCAACGTCGTCAAAGAAATGATCGGCGATACGCATGAACATGCGCCTAATAAAGACCATGCTGCCGTGTATAAGGAGCTGCTGCCGATCTATATCCGCATTTCGCGTAAGCTGGAGGAGGATTACGAGGCGATCGCCCGTTTTCAAAGAAATTGCTCTTCAAGCCCGTCAGATAACTAACAACAAACCAGCACGCAAAATAGGGAATGAATCAGGGTCCCCCCTGCTCATTCCCTATTTTTTTCTCGACATTCATATGTATTAAGAGGATCGTTCAGAGTAACTCACAAGTTCCCCAGAAATTGATTCCACAAATTCCAACCTTTTATTTAACAACTTGTGCATAATTTTTAGCGATAATTCACTCATTATGTCGAATACTGAACAATTTATAAACAATATGTAGTGGTGTGGATTAAAATTATACACAAGTTATTGAATTTGTGGATAATTTGGTGCTGAACATTGAAATACAAGGCTTATTTTGCTATGATTAGATTGCTTTTGATGTGAATATCTAGATGTTAACAACATAATTATCAACAGACTGTGGATAACATTGTGAACAATTTTAAATTATCCACGTTTATAATT from Paenibacillus woosongensis includes the following:
- the gntK gene encoding gluconokinase — its product is MIGIDIGTTSTKAVLFEQNGRIITSSNEGYPLYTPSASVAEQDPEEIFAAVIQSVKQIMAHSQISPNQIMFVSFSSAMHSVIPVDQAGKPLMRCLTWADNRSQPWSDKLKNELGGHDIYMRTGTPIHPMSPLTKLMWLRHDMPEIFQAADKFISIKEYVFKKLFNQYIVDYSIASATGLLNLHKLDWDTEALALAGITADRLSELVPTTHVVQGLSEAYAREMGLSASTPFIVGASDGVLSNLGVDAIDPGVVAVTIGTSGAIRTVVDRPVFDPKGRIFCYALTDKHWVIGGPVNNGGVIFRWVRDQFAASEIETANRLGISPYDVLTKIAERVSPGSNGLLFHPFLSGERAPLWNPNARGSFFGLTLNHQKEHMIRAVLEGVIYNLYTVLLAMEEQIGQPQKIQATGGFARSPLWRQMMADIFDQKVVIPESIESSCLGAAILGLYALGKIDSFNVVKEMIGDTHEHAPNKDHAAVYKELLPIYIRISRKLEEDYEAIARFQRNCSSSPSDN